A region of Schistosoma mansoni strain Puerto Rico chromosome 1, complete genome DNA encodes the following proteins:
- a CDS encoding putative 39s ribosomal protein L35, mitochondrial precursor has protein sequence MIQSNSTLCLRNFYGVFNSLLRSVSTTGPSIGPVSNVNNLFNFNQWRVLQIPSRNRRSEEVKKYYSETGDYNPPNQDAIGRFKRLRWGAYIHARSGRAKHLYRRSESELNRRSEHILTNRATTFLINNLLNKQWRTPKYYPNDIYEPYHQRTGVPWDYGLRKPKFFP, from the exons ATGATTCAGTCAAATTCAACATTATGCCTAAGAAATTTCTACGGAGTATTTAATTCTTTATTACGATCTGTTTCTACAACAGGACCATCTATAGGACCTGTTAGTAATGTCAACAATCTTTTCAATTTCAA TCAGTGGCGTGTTTTGCAGATACCATCCCGAAATCGCAGAAGTGAAGAGGTGAAGAAATATTATTCAGAAACTGGTGACTATAACCCTCCAAATCAAGATGCTATTGGTAGATTTAAACGTCTTCGTTGGGGTGCATATATTCATGCACGAAGTGGTCGGGCTAAACATTTATAtag ACGAAGTGAATCTGAATTAAATCGACGTTCTGAGCACATTTTGACCAATCGTGCAACaacttttttaataaataatttactgaATAAACAATGGCGAACACCAAAATATTATCCAAATGATATTTATGAACCATATCATCAAAGAACCGGAGTCCCTTGGGATTATGGATTGCGGAAACCCAAATTCTTCCCTTAA
- a CDS encoding putative lipoxygenase, translating to MVANSLKPYLEGWTLRQMVSANRLYLLDFHIMQGLSCKRGRELCAPLAIFFYTEKRQLKPIAIQLNRNSNDASGIILPTDPTSIWLQAKLWVNLADACHHMIVGRLLTHLILESIYVSLRRNVSQSHPIYHLVAPHFRSILPVTKKLKEWTFENGWISRNIQLSRKGIKQLLRRAFKKWRFDVNANIYRELESRGVFDPNSLGNYPYREDAMLIYHALEQFTSNYVRLFYHLPLLHIAGGTEQIIHDNELQSWRHEIASPMEEGGLGLVGVPGSTIKLRTNSGLENCLHDNVTEEIFGLNTVEEVVKFLMGILYLSIIVTGSALRLPMFDEYGFPAQYPLSLFGSPPLDRNTFSDGTLNGAHGSVFSFSNVQGLDRVLASLPNRQMTVETVLYTRLASRVQQSVLGQYESDFIFKKKAVVLLDQFRHDLEDVARQVDINNGARDMHHQYRALDPSLMPNYPGI from the exons ATGGTAGCAAATTCACTGAAACCTTATTTAGAAGGTTGGACACTGCGTCAAATGGTATCAGCTAATCGGTTGTACTTGCTTGATTTTCATATAATGCAAGGACTTAGTTGTAAACGTGGTCGAGAATTGTGTGCACCGTTAGCTATCTTTTTTTATACTGAAAAGAGACAATTAAAGCCAATTGCAATTCAATTGAATCGTAATTCAAATGACGCAAGTGGG ATCATTCTTCCAACTGACCCAACTTCAATATGGTTACAAGCAAAATTATGGGTTAATCTAGCTGATGCCTGTCATCATATGATTGTTGGCCGATTATTAACCCATTTAATATTGGAATCAATCTATGTGTCATTACGACGTAATGTATCACAATCACATCCAATATATCATTTAGTTGCACCACATTTCCGCAGTATCTTACCTGTAACaaa GAAATTAAAAGAGTGGACATTTGAAAATGGATGGATATCTCGTAATATTCAATTGTCACGTAAAGGAATTAAACAGTTATTAAGACGAGCTTTTAAAAAATGGCGTTTTGATGTAAATGCGAATATTTATCGTGAACTAGAGTCCAGAGGA GTATTTGATCCAAATAGTTTAGGTAATTATCCATATCGTGAAGATGCTATGCTAATATATCATGCATTGGAACAGTTTACCTCAAACTACGTCCGTCTATTTTACC atttACCATTACTCCACATAGCTGGTGGGACTGAACAGATCATACATGATAATGAACTACAGTCTTGGAGACATGAAATTGCTAGTCCAATGGAAGAAGGTGGTTTAGGCCTAGTTGGTGTTCCTGGTAGTACGATAAAA CTTCGTACGAATTCTGGACTAGAAAATTGTCTACATGATAATGTTACAGAAGAAATATTTGGTTTAAATACGGTTGAAGAAGTGGTCAAATTTCTAATGGGAATTCTTTATCTTAGTATTATTGTTACTGGTTCAGCGCTTCGATTGCCAATGTTTGATGAGTATGGCTTTCCAGCACAATATCCGTTAAGTCTATTTGGTTCTCCTCCATTAGATAGAAATACATTTT CCGATGGTACTTTGAATGGTGCACATGGCAGTGTGTTTAGCTTTTCAAATGTACAAGGTCTTGATCGTGTATTGGCTTCATTGCCTAATCGTCAAATGACAGTAGAAACTGTTCTCTACACTAGATTGGCTAGTCGCGTTCAACAATCTGTTTTAGGTCAATATGAATCGGATTTCATATTTAAAAAGAAAGCAGTTGTTCTATTAGATCA ATTTCGTCATGATTTGGAAGATGTCGCTAGACAGGTCGATATAAATAACGGTGCTCGTGATATGCATCATCAGTATCGAGCTTTAGATCCTTCACTAATGCCTAATTATCCAGGGATTTGA
- a CDS encoding putative 12-lipoxygenase): protein MGGTSTKIAFEVCVVTGDYSGDELGPGVNMVMFDHCGNQSPTITLDNIFQNDVDYTQAKFTIDLQAWSRLKVFKRLHHIEFWCTTQSYPPPAWFLDRVIIRDRRFGMTAEWKYFFFPVHQWISQDHQYVVHDCEAWIPQLEPFPELREEEVSRRMHFFTLFQRSKGLPVELQEIPPSELFSSDSRWDIEPLVLEVIERTGLAEEYTSEESWDSLDTLGNFYKKYNITEPVSLQFWMMNDICFGAQRIRGCNPFTIQICRTLPKRRASFFLNSLL, encoded by the exons ATGGGAGGAACATCCACCAAAATAGCGTTTGAAGTGTGTGTGGTAACAGGAGACTACAGTGGCGATGAATTGGGTCCCGGAGTTAACATGGTCATGTTTGATCACTGTGGTAATCAGTCACCAACAATTACTTTGGACAATATATTTCAAAATGATGTCGACTATACACAAGCGAAATTCACCATTGATTTACAGGCCTGGAGTCGACTTAAA GTGTTTAAACGACTGCACCATATCGAATTTTGGTGTACTACTCAGTCTTATCCACCACCTGCTTGGTTTTTAGACAGAGTGATTATTAGAGATAGAAGATTTGGGATGACTGCTGAATGGAAATATTTTTTCTTTCCTGTACATCAGTGGATTAGCCAAGATCATCAATATGTTGTTCATGACTGTGAGGCCTGGATTCCTCAATTGGAACCGTTTCCTGAGTTAAGGGAAGAGGAAGTTAGTAGACGTATGCACTTTTTTACTTTATTTCAACGTTCAAAGGGTTTACCAGTCGAA TTACAAGAAATCCCACCTTCGGAGTTGTTCTCATCAGACTCTCGA TGGGATATTGAGCCTTTAGTTCTGGAAGTTATTGAGCGTACTGGTCTGGCTGAAGAGTACACAAGTGAAGAGTCTTGGGATTCTCTCGATACATTGGGAAACTTTTATAAGAAATATAATATTACTGAACCTGTG AGTTTACAATTTTGGATGATGAATGATATTTGCTTTGGTGCACAACGTATTCGGGGATGTAATCCATTTACTATTCAAATCTGTCGTACATTACCGAAAAGGCGAGCAAGTTTTTTTCTCAACTCTTTATTATGA